In Burkholderia sp. HI2500, the genomic window ACCTCGATGCGATTCAGGAGGATCTGCTGTTCGAGGGCGAATTGCCAGGATTGTTTCTGCGACGGTACTTCTACCTGATCGATCGAGCAACGGTCGAGCGATCGCCGGCCGGGGTATGCGTTGTGTTCCCGGTCATTCCGGCGGTCGCGGATTTTCGGGATGGACCGCTCGATGATCGGTTCTTGTTCGACGTCGAGCGCTCGCTCGATGCTGTATGTGCAATAAGCGGTGGCGAGCGGATGAAGACCATGCAGGTGATGGAACCGGCGGAGGATCGTTCATGAAGCGCGCGATATGGGCCAGTGCGGCCGCCTTGCTATTGCTGAACGGGACGTCGGCGTCTGCGCGCATTTTCAGCCCCGATTCAGTGGGCTGGTGGGGTGCGCTGTCGCATTCGATCTCGAATATGTTCCAGTCGGCCACCGCGAGCAGCTCGGTACCAGCGGGTAGCTGTTCGCCGGAGGTTGGATTCTCCCCGGAGGGAACCGGTGTCGCGCTGGTGCTGAAAACGATCGCGAGCGCGAAGCGAACGATTCGCGTGTCGGCTTACGCGTTCACGTCGCGTGAGATTGCGCGGGCGCTTGCGGAAGCGAAGGTGCGCAGCGTGGATGTAGAGGTTGCGGTCGACGCACATCAGAACCTGTTTGGTTCGGGGCGCGGCGCGAGTGCCGCAGCGTTAAATATTCTGCTGCGCGCCGGCATTCCCGTGCGCACGATCGAAGCTTACGCGATTCACCACGACAAGACGGTCACGGTCGACTCCGAAACGGTTCAGACCGGGAGTTTCAATTTTTCGGCCGCCGCCGCTCGAAGAAACAGCGAGGACGTGCTGGTCCTGTGGAATTGCCCAGCGGTCGCACAAGCCTATACCGCGCACTGGCAGAACCGGTGGGCGCAGGGTACGCCGTATCGGATGCGAGGGGACGCGTCATGACCGGATTGCTGAATAGGCACGAGGCTCGGCAGTGGGCCGATCGTTTGCGCAGCGCGATGGCCGATGGCCCTCTGTCGGATCAGCTGGTCGATCTGCTCGCATTTCTCGATGGTATTGAAAACGACCATCCCGTAGCTCGAAAGGGCGTTCAGTTGCGGATCGCTGGTTGTGTCGGTGCGCGTCGCCAGAGCTTGGCTGGGAGTTTTGTATGAAGACCCTTGCCACCTGGTTGCTGGTTGTGTTCCTCGGACTCGTCGCCTTCATTGGCCTTATCGGCGCCGGACAATACGCGGGTGCGAAGCTGTTCACGCAGTTGCAGGATTTGCCGGCGTCGGTGGTCGGCGTGTGGACGCTCTTCGACTACTGGCAGGCCTACGGGAACGTCGGGAAGGTACGGTTTGCGCTCGTACCTGCGTCGTTTGTGGCGGCGCTTGTGCCATTGCTGCCGCTCGTCGTCACCGTACTGGCGTTCGCGGTCAAACGGCCCAAGCGTGAACTGCACGGTAGTGCGCGCTTTGCCAAGCGCCACGAGATCCGCAAGACCGGGCTGCTGGACGAAGCCGAGGGGCGGGTTAAGAAGGGGCGGCGGCATTACCCGTCGATCATCGTCGGCCGTTTGCCTGGCGGCAAGCCGGGCAGCCCAAACTACAGCCCCCGCTATCTGACGTTCATTGGCCAACAGTTTGTGATGCTGGCCGCCCCGACGCGTAGTGGCAAGGGGGTCGCCGTCGTGATCCCGAATTTACTCACCTATCCGGACTCAGTCGTAGTGCTCGACATCAAGGGCGAGAACTTCGACATCACGTCGCAGTATCGGAAGAACTGTGGGCAGGCAGTGTATCGCTGGGCGCCGTTCGATGAAGGCGGGTTCACTCACGCGTGGAACCCGCTTATCAAGATCGGGAAGCTTCCGCCGCACATTCGGATCGGCCGCCTGCAGATGATTGCTGCGCGCCTGTATCACTCGCCGGACGCACGCAACAAATTCTTCTATGACAGTGCGGCGGACCTGTTTCTCGGTGTCGCACTGTACCTGATGGAAACCCGTAAGGAAGATGCCTGGACGTTCGGAGAGATCCTGCGCGCCGGAGTGCCCATCCGCCCGGACGTGACGCTGCGTGCTCACGTGATGGACATGATGGAACGCGATCGTGAAGGCGAGCCGCTGTCGGGTGACTGTCTAGGCGCGCTCGCACGTCTGTTGTCGGCGCCCGACGAGACGATGGGCAACATCTCCAAGACCTTCATGGCCGGCCTGACGCTGTTCGCGAATCCGATCGTGGATGCGGCGACCAGTCGATGCGATTTTGACGTCGCCAAGGTGCGCCGCGAACCGATTTCGATCTATCTGGTGCTGCCGGCCGGAAAGCTGTCTATCGCAGGGCTACTCGCCAACCTATTTTTCACGCAGTGGATCGAGGACAACCTTGACGAACTGCCGGAAGCAAACCCGGATCTCCAGTATCAGTGCCTCGGCTTTCTTGATGAAGCGACCGCGGTTGGCAAGATCGAGATCCTGGACAAAGCAAGCGCCTTCATCGCGGGCTACAACATCCGGTTGTTGACGATCCTCCAGTCGAAGTCTCAAGGCGAAGACCCGAACGCGTACGGTGTCCACGGGATGCGCACGCTGGTGACCAACCATGCACTGAAGGTCGTCTATCCACCGCGCGACACGCACGATTCCAAGGAAATGTCCGAGACGCTCGGCTACTTCACCGAAAAAGCCAAGTCGACGAGCCGCACGCGCGGGCGTAGCTCGTCGTCCGGTGAGAACACCTCTGACCAGAAGCGCAACCTGATGTATGCGCAGGAGCTTGAAATCATGCCGCAGTCCGAGGAAATCATTCTCGGCATGGGGCTGCCGATCCACTGCGAGAAGGCGTTCTATTACGAGGATCGCATGTTCATCGATCGGCTGCGATCGGTCTGTTCGTTGCTGGGTGAAGTGGGCGACAAGCGGCTGCCGACCGAGGTCGAGTTGACCGAGGCTCGAGTATCCGGACAGCTGCGCTACCAAGGCATCGAAATCATCAAGATCGCCGAGATCCACGCAGAGCGCTCGGCGCGGATCGCAGCTGCCGTTCGGGCGTCGCGCCAGGCGGGCGCAAAACCCATCTCCGCGAAAGAGCGGCTCGCTCTCGAGCAAGCGATTCCATCGGGCTTTTCATTGCAGAAGGTGCGCGAACAAATGCTGGAAAGCTTGTTCGCGATCGGCGAGCCGATCGATGACGATCTGCGGCGGATGTTCGCAGATGCGATCGCGGGGAACGCCGGCATCGCACTTGGCGCGGGGTTGATCGATCCGGATCCGGTAGCGAATGAAGCGCATGCGGGTCAAGCAACTGATTCGGGACAGCAGGGCAACGTAACGGAACACGCGCCGGCGGGCGCGCCGATGACGACGGAGGCATACCACCATGAGTAACGAACAGCAGGGCAACAAGCGCGATGCGGCCGTGCGCGAATTCGAAGCGGCCGCGCGCGAGCACGGTCTAATTCTGAATGGTCCGCCCGAGGCGGACGGCGAATTCCACCGTGTGCCTGTCAAGGGAGACAAGCCCGGCAAGGAAAGTGGCTCGTACCGGCTTTCGCTTGACGGCGCACCGCGAGGATTTATCCAGAATTACCGTGAAGGGGGCGGGCTGAACTGGCGGCCGAGCGACGTGGCGAATTTCACGTTGACGTCCGAAGAGCGTTCGGCCGACGCACAACGCCAGCGCGATCGCGCGGCGGAACGGGCGGCGAAGCACGACGAACGTGCTGCATGGGTGTCGGAAGAGTGGCGCAGGTTGCCGGTCGCGTCCGACGACCATGCGTATCTGGCTCGCAAGGGCGTCGTCAATCACGGGCTGAAGCTCGACCGGCACGGCAATCTGGTCATGCCGCTGGTCGACATCGACGGCAAGCTCTGGAGCGTGCAGCGCATCAGTGCCGAGGGCAACAAGCTTTTTACCAAGGATGGCCGCACGCTCGCGTGCTTTAGTCCCGTGGGCGTGGACGATCCGCAAAAGCCGATCGTGATCGCGGAAGGGTACGCAACGTCGGCGAGTCTGTACGAAATTACTGGTCTGCCGGTGGTCTGTGCGCTGAACGCTGGAAACTTGCGACCGGTGGCCGAGGCGTTTCGGCAGAAATACCCGGAGCGTCCGATCCTAATCGCGGGCGACAACGACCATGTGAAAGAAGCGTCGGGCAAGCCGAACGTCGGCAAAGACGCGTCGTTTGCGACGGCCGAGGCGGTTGGCGGCCACGTGCTGCTGCCGGCGTTCGAGCCGGACGACGGCGGTACCGACTGGAACGATCTGGCGGCCTCGCGTGGAAGTGAAGCCGTGCGCGAACAGGTCGAGACGCTGCTGACGACGATTTCGATCGCGAACCTGCTTGCTGCGCCGGATCTGTCCGCGCGGCCCGCGCCATTCGAGCCGTCCGGCGCTGCGGCATCGCGCGTGGCGGATGGTCGCACGTACCTGGTCGTCCCGTACAAGGAACGTGAGGATGCGAATGCATTGGGGGCCAAGTGGGATCGGGAACGCAAGCAGTGGTATGTGCCACGCGATGTTGACCTTGCTGCGTTCGATCGGTGGCCGCGCGCCGATGCAGCCGAACCTAGTGGTGCTGCGAGCCCGGCACCCGTAACGCCGGGCGCCGCGGTGCCGGCGACGCCAGCCGTCGAGGCGACACCGCCAGCGCCGGCACAACGTGCACAGCCGAATCAGCCGCTGCCGCCGCGCGACGAACAGCTGGGCCGGGCGTTCCGGAGTGTGCTGCAGTCGATCGCTGCGTCGACGACCGTGCGCGGCGACGAAGTCACGCGCACGATTGCGCTGGATGCGAAGGTCGAAGCGGTGTACCACGATGCGTGGCGGCGCACGGGTGCGGCCGGTGCGGGCGATCGCGCGGTGGGCGAGATGATTCGCAGGGAGCAGGGCTTTGCGGCAGAGTCGATGCCGGCGCAGGCGGCCGCCGCGCTCGAAAAGATCCGCGCGGAGTTCGGGTTGACGTCGGCGCCGACGAACGCGGTTACGGACGAACCTATAGTCGGTGCCGACCCGGTACCGGCCACGTCGACAAATGCCGAAACGCTGGCGAAGATCCGGGCGCAATCAGGGCTGACTGCTGAGCCGGCTACGACGGAGCTGGACGCGCAGGGCGCAGTCAGTGCGGTCCAACCGCCGCTGACCACGGACATTACCGAGGGCAACCTGCAGGGTGAATCCGCGGCAGCGGATCGTCGCGGTGTGGTTGAACGCGCCGATGCGGAATTTGCGCGCGATGTACAGGCGGCTCTCGAAAGTGAGCTGGAGGATCATGGACGGACGGACTGGATGGACAGTCAAATGCAGTTCTGGCGCCAGGTCGCGGACCGAAGGGGCCTGACCGAGCGAATTGAGGCGGAGTTCGCGACTGGCAAGACGGTGGCCCAAGTGGACGCCGCTCTGGGGCGGGATCTGGATTTCCTGGAGCCTGGTGATCGCTCGACTTTCCTGCCGCTGGTGCGTGCGTCGCTCGGCATCCCGTCGCGCATGACGGCCGACGGGCAGGAGGAATTTACCGAGTGGAAACAGGCATACGACGCCCGACAAGCTGAACGCCTGGGTGCCGCGGACAATGGCAATCCGGATGGCGCTCCATCGGCCGGTGACGTCCCGGAACGAGACGCGACGATGTGGGATGTCGCCGACGATACTGCTGCTGACGGAAGGTTGAGCGGCGATGTGCGCTCGGCCCCCGAACTGCAAGCCGAGCCGGGTGTGCTTGCTGGGCCGGCGATCGGTCAGTCGATCGGGCAAACGCGGCTGGATCACGTGCGGCGCGAACAGGCGGCCGCCGAGAATGATCTGCCGCTGTCGACGGACGAGCCATCGGCGTCTATTCGTAGCGATGTGCCGGTGGGCACCACCGAACTGTTCGAACGGCTCGGCATTCGACACGATCCGCGTGCGCCGCTCGCGATGGCGATGGCGGACGCCCAGTGGCGAATCCGTAGTGCGCTGACAGGGCGCGATGCGCCGCTCGACGCCGAAACGCACGCGCAGGCGGTCAGCTGGGTCAAGTGGCTGGCCGAGAATCGCGATCCGCGTGTGCGCGATAGTGCGTTGAGTGTAGCGCTCGCGCTCGGCCGCCATGACGACGTCTTTGGCGAAACGGGGCTGCCCAATCCGTTTGAACGCACGGCGCTCGCGAGCGCGTACCACCTCGGGCGTGAGCGGGAAGTGCTCGGTGCGGACCGAGCGACACCTGATCGTGCCGAGAATCGCCAGCGCTTCGAGCCGATGTTCGAAGCGCTGAGCGTGAACGGCGAGCCGGGCCGCCCGATGATCGACGTGCTCGATCAGCTACAGCGACGGGTGGAAGTCGGCGCAGAGCGTTGGCCGCTTGACGAGGCCGCCCGGGAGCAACTTGCCGCCTGGCTCACGTGGGTGAACCGCTCGGCCGAGGATCCCGCGGTGCGCGAGGCGACGCTGTCGGTTGCCCGTACGATGGGACAGTACGACAACGCGAAGTTCGTGAACGACGTGCCGTTTCGCGACGCGGCGCTGCTGGACGAGTATCGGGAAGGCTGGAACAGCGTGAAATGGTCGGCGTCCGGATGGACGACGAATCCGGAGCGAGGCGGCGATCAACGGCCGATGCCTGGCCTGCGCGAGCGGCCGGAGCCGCGCGAGAGCCGGTCGATCGGAACCGTCGCCCCGTCCGCACGCGTGGTGCCGGCGGCCGCGGAAGCGAATCGCGCACCGGTTCAGACTGTTGGCGACACGCCGGTCGCCGGCGACACGGTGTCGCCGAAGCCACCGGCGAACGAACCGAGTGCAAAGAATCCGGCCAATGAGTCGATCAAACCGGTCGGCGAGCGCGTTGCACCCGCTGATCTCGAGCGCGTGCGCCAGGTACGTAGCGCCGACGGGGACGCTGTGCGCGCGACACTGGACGACGCACGTGCGCAACAGCAGTCGGTTGCGGATGAGGCTGCCCGCAAGACGGAGGATCTGACGAGCCGACTGAAAGCAAAACCGTTCGGCACACCGTCACGATCGGCTGATACCCCGCAATCCCGACCGGCGCGGAACCGCGAACCGAACGAAATCGAGATTGGTGAAACGGTTGATCGTAAGCCGATTCTGACGCCGACCGGCTACGACTTGCCGCCCTCGATCGCGGAACGTTACGTCGTAAAAGACGGCAAGTTCTGGAAACCGAACCTGAAGGATCCTGGGGAACCGGGCAACGACGTACCGCACTTCGAGGACAAGGGGGTCCGGCTTACCTCGCACGCCAACGATCGCGGCACGCTGGCCGACATGATCGCGGTCGTGCAGGCGAAGAATTTTACGGAGATCACGCTGAAGGGTGACCCCGAGTTTCGCCGTAATGGCTGGCTCGAGGCGAAGCTGGCTGGCATGGAAGCGCATGGCTACAAGCCTACCGATAGCGATCACGCGTTGCTCGAGGCCGCTCGACGTGAACAGGCACGGCAGCGTGACGCGCTGACGATCCGCAAGGGCGAGCCCCCTGCGCCGGCAGGCACGAAGCCGGCACCGAGCGATTCCACTGTGGCCACCGGCGTACCCGCCCCGGCAAGTCACAAGCCGGATTCGGTCACCACCGCGGCAAACGCGGCACCGACGCCCCAGGCCAAGCCGGTCGACACGATGTCGGGCGAGTTGCTTGAGCATGGGAGCGCGCGGTATCAGCACAAGCCGGATGCGTCGCATTCGTACTTCGTGCGGTATCGGGACGACGCGGGCGACGAGCGGACCGTCTGGGGTGTCGATCTCAGACGAGCGATCGACGCATCTGGTGCCAAAGTCGGCGACACCGTGTCGCTGAAAAACCTGGGCGAGACGCCTGTTTCGGTCCAGGAGCCTGTGCGTGACGCGGATGGCAAGGTGATTCGGCTGGAATGGAAAGAGGCGATCCGCAACGCGTGGGAAGTCACGCGTTCGGATGGCGCTGAACCCGAACGTGCCCCAGCGGCCGCGCATGCTCCCACGCCACAGACGGTTGGGCAGTTGCGTGAGCAGTTCGAGAAGTCGCTGGCCGGATATCCGTCGCGCACCCGCGAGGAGATGCTGAATCGTTTCGACGCGAGCGTGAAGGTGGCGCTGGATGTTGAGCGCAAGGTGGCGAACGGCGAGCTGAAGGCGGGCGAAGCAGGGGGGGCGATAGAGGCGGGCTTTACGAGCTTGAAAAAGCAATGGAGCGCGCCGGCGCCGAAACAAGCGCCCGAAAAATCCCCTGGCATCAAGCAAGCGCCGAAGGTGGGGATTTGAGCACAATGCGCCGCCGTCATTTTCCCCACTTGCCGCATAACGCGGCGTTCTTCGCACGTGCGCGTGTGACCGTGCCGGGTTGGTTGCGCCAACACACGTCGCGTCGCGCGCGCTGGGTCGACGTGTGCCAGTTGGCCGACGCGATGACCGATCCGTTTGTGGCGGCGCTTGCGTCGCGGCTACCTCACCTCGCAACGGACATCGAGGCACGTGTGTCGATTTCGCTCGGCGCGACGTTCACGAGGTTTCGTGGCGAGGCGCATGCGCTCGATACGAGTCTGCGGGTGCTCGATCAACCAGTCTGGCGACTGTCGACGACGGGTGCGTTTGTGTGCGAGGCCGCCAAGGGCGAACCGGTACTGCTGGTATATACGCCGCCCATTCGGCGCGGTGACCTGGACGAGAGAGGGTAAACATGGGAATCAGTATTGCTTTGGTGAACTGCTCCGGCAATGTCGGCAAGACGATGATCACGCGCGAAGTGTTCGCACCGCGTCTGCCGGACCTGCGCGTGATGCAGGTGGAGTCGATCAACGCGGACGAAGCTGCGGTTGGCGCCGGTGGCCGGGATGCAGTGCGCCCGGAGACGCTGATCGCGGCGCAGTTCGACATGCTGCACGAGGCGCTGATGCTGGGGCAGGCACTGATCGTGGACATCGGCGCATCCAACGTCGAGGAATACCTGAATCGACTGGACGAGGCCGCCGGCGCGCACGAGGACTACGGGTTCTTTGTGGTGCCGGTCGTACCGGCGCGCAAGCAGCTGCAGGACACGATAAAGACCATCGAGTTGCTGGCTGATTTGGGCGTCGAACCCGATCGGATCCGTGTCGTGTTCAACCAGGTCGAGGCGCTGCGCAACGAAACCGACGAGGTGGCGATCGGCCGGGCGTTCGGGCCGTTGATCGAGTTCTTTCGTCGGGTGGGCGGCTTCCGGTTGGACATGGCCGCGTCGATCCCGAAGAGCGATGCGTTTCCGGCCGCGGCCGCGTTGGGCACAACCGTGTATGCGATTAACGCGGACGAAACGGACTACAAGGCCGGCCTCGCCGAGATATCCGATCGGAACGAAGCGGTCTTGCGCACGAAGCTGATCGGGCTCAAGCGCCGTGCTACGTCCCTCAACCCGAAGCTCGACGCCGCGTTCGCTGCGGTGATGCGGGAGAAAACCGTATGAATGCACCCATTCCAGGCGGCCTGGCTGCCGTCAAGGCGGCCGCGCAGACGAGCTCAGGTAAAGGGGAGTCTGGCGATCGGGACGGCGTGGTGTCGATCGACGGTGTGAAGCAAGCGTTGCTGTCGCTGTCGTCGAGCCCGGAGTTGCGCGAAGCCGTGGTGGCCGAGTTGGTGACGGACCTTGCCAAAGCTGCTGAGGCCGTCCACGACATCGAGAGGCTGCTGCGGGTGACCGACGAGCAGTTGACGGGCCGCCTGGAGGAAATGCGCCAGGCCTCCGAAGAGTTCGTAGCGGTGGCCGTTCGCCATGAGGCAGCGTTTAAGGGTGAACTCGCGGTGCGTGCCGCTCAATTGGCGCGTCGCGAGGCACTCGACGCGCTGTCGTCCGAGCTCGTCAAGCTCCAGCAGCTGATCTCTCTACAGAATCGCCCGCGCACGTCGTGGCGCACGATCGGCATGACGGTCGTGCTGACGGCCGCCGTCACGATCATGCTGGTCGGCACCGCGATCACCAGTTTTCGTCACGTGATAGGAGGTGCTTGATGCACGCCTACCGTTTCGGTACCGCACTCATTTCGGCCGACGCCGATGATCTGCAGCGTCATCTCGCGGCCGCATACAAAGGCAAGCAGCGGCCGCTCTGCGCGTGCCTGCCAGACGGCGTGCCGATGTACATCGCCAAGCTGGACGCCCACTATGTCATCAAGCGCATGCCGGACAGCGGCGCAAAGCACGCGCCGGAGTGCCCGTCCTACGAACCGCCGGCGGAACTGTCGGGGCGCGCGGCGGTGCTCGGCCAAGCCGTCCAGGACGATGGCGAGGCGACGAACCTGCGTCTGGATTTCAGCCTGACGAAATCGAGCGGCAAAAGCGCGCCGGAGTCGTCGGGGCGCGAGAGCGACTCGGTGCGTACGGATGGGGCGAAGCTGACGCTGCGCGGCCTGCTGCATTACCTGTGGGATGAGGCGGGATTGAATCGCTGGTCGCCGGCGATGGAAAACAAGCGTAGCTGGGCCCTCGTGCGGCGCGAGCTGCTGTCGGCGGTGCTCGGCAAGACCGCGAAGAAGGCGCCGCTCGGCGAGCAGCTGTTCATTCCGGAGACGTGGTCGCTCGATCGCGATGCGGAGTTGACCGCACGACGCATCACGGCGATGGCGCCGCTCGCGAAGGTCGGCAAGACGCGGCCGATGATGATCGCGATCGGCGAGGTGAAAGAAATCTTGCCGACGCGCTCCGGAGCGAAGCTGGTTGCGAAGCACCTGGCGAATTTCCCGTTCATGCTCGACGAGGATCTGCACCGGCGCTTCATGAAACGGTTCGCGAATGCGATCGCGCTGTGGGACGGCGTCGAAGGTGCTCACCTGATCTTCATTGCGACGTTCGGGCTTGAATCGACGGGCCTCGCGACGGTATCCACGTTGTCGGCGATGGTCGTGACGGATCGCTGGATCCCGTTCGAGGACATGTACGACAAAGTGCTGATCGACGCGATGACGAGCGACCGCCGGCGTTTTGTGAAGGGCCTGCGCTACAACCTGGCCGAGAACCAGACGCTCGCATGCGCGGTGCTAACCGACACCGATGTCCCCACGGCGCTGTATGTGCTCACGCCTGGCTCGCCCCCAGAAGCTGGCGAGGCGCTCGAGGCGGTGATAGCTGAGAGCGCGGTGCCCGCGTGGGTATGGGACGCGGACGAACCGATGCAGCTGCTTCCGTCAGCGAAGGGGGCGATCCGGTCGCTGCCGGCACCGGGGCCCGAGAGCATCGCGAACAGCACGGGGGCGACCGCATGAAGCCGACGTTTGATTCATCAATGCCGCCTGCGGTGACGCCCCCGTGGTTCGATGCGTCGCCGGTCTGGACGGTAAACCTGCCGCTCATCGTGAACTGCGCGATCGCCGAGGTTGTTCTGTTGCTGCTGGTTGCTGGTGCGGCCGCAGTGACGAATCTGTGGTGGTTGCTGGCGGTTGTGTTGTTTGTGCCGATCGGAACCGTGCTGCAGGCGGTTGCGCAAACACGCGCGACACGCTTTGTGATCGACGAGGCACGGGTGACCGTGACGCGGGGGATCGTGATGAGAGAAACGATCAGCGTCGAGCTCGCGCGCGTGCAGAACATTCAGGCACTCGCGCTGTGGTGGCAGGAGCGCATGGGCTTCGGCAGCCTGCGTTTCGAGACGAGTGACGTGTATCACCCGGTGTGGGAGCTGCACGGCATACCGGATGCAATCGTATGGCGCGACTACCTGACGCGTTACACGGTGGCGCTACGCGAAGCGCGCGGGATACGCGACGTGAACATCGGGCGACTTTAAGCGGGCGGAAAGCCGCTCATGCTGCGAGACATTGCGAAATCAAACAACGCTGCCCTGCATCCGGGTCAGCTTTTCTGAGGGCCTACCATGACTACCGATAAGAACCGCGATGTTGTACTTACCGACCTTGATCCGAGCAAGACGAGCGCCGAGCAGGGTTTGTATCGCAAGTTCGACGTGCGCCGCATCGACGGGAGCGACCAGCCCGGCGGCAAGCACCAGGACAGCGAGTATTTCGTACTCGACCTCACGCATGACCTGCACGCGCGCGGGGTGCTCCGTGCCTATGCGATCGCGTGCGCCAAAACGCACCCCCATCTTTCCGCCGACCTGATCGCGCGCTACGGGCTCGACTTTTTCGAGCAGGATCCGGCAGCGCCGGCCGACACTTTCAACGCCGATACGAACAGCCTGATCCGTTCGATCTTGTGGCTGCTTCAAATGGACGCTGCCGGTTTTCTTGTGCCCACCGTATTCGTCGAACACGGCCGCAAACTGCTGGATGCATCGGTTGGCAGACTTGCCGCCCTGCCAGCTCACAATCCGGGGCCGCAGCAGCCGAGGCAATTCGTTGCGCAGTCGGCCGCGCGAGCGGACGAGCCGCGCGCCCCGCTGACGGCGCAAGACGCACTCGCGGCGATCGAAACTTTCGAGATCGTCGGCGACAACAATCTGTCGCGCGAACCGAACAGCGAAGATCGCTTCCTCTTGTCCGAGTTCATCGCTCACCTGTTCGACGGCTACGCTGTCCAGCAGCCGGCGAGCGACGACAGTCGCCGCACGCCGTCTGACGGTCGTGACCGGATTGCACCGAACTGATTACGACGGACAGCGATGAGC contains:
- a CDS encoding PH domain-containing protein, with protein sequence MKPTFDSSMPPAVTPPWFDASPVWTVNLPLIVNCAIAEVVLLLLVAGAAAVTNLWWLLAVVLFVPIGTVLQAVAQTRATRFVIDEARVTVTRGIVMRETISVELARVQNIQALALWWQERMGFGSLRFETSDVYHPVWELHGIPDAIVWRDYLTRYTVALREARGIRDVNIGRL